The Agromyces hippuratus genome has a window encoding:
- a CDS encoding ABC transporter permease: MTTIAPDQAVGAPSTIGATTITPGAERTLTNSVSLRETISHTFTMAHRGLLKIKRTPEQLIDVTLQPIIFTLMFTYIFGGAIAGDVQNYLPIIIPGILVQTVISTSVVTGVQLREDMAKGVFDRFRSLPIARIAPLSGALLADTVRYLIATTLTFVMGYIMGLRPEAGVGGVVAAGLLVIVCAWSLSWIFAFFGVIARSASSVQGISMLVLFPLTFLSNAFVKPETMPAPLEWFANINPVSHLVTAVRDLVNGVGIGADFGWSLVGAAVIVAVFAPLTVRAYMRKA; this comes from the coding sequence ATGACCACCATCGCACCCGACCAGGCCGTCGGCGCGCCGAGCACCATCGGCGCGACCACCATCACCCCCGGCGCCGAGCGGACGCTGACGAACAGCGTGAGCCTGCGCGAGACCATCTCGCACACGTTCACCATGGCCCATCGGGGCCTCCTGAAGATCAAGCGCACGCCCGAGCAGCTCATCGACGTCACCCTGCAGCCGATCATCTTCACGCTGATGTTCACCTACATCTTCGGCGGAGCGATCGCGGGCGACGTGCAGAATTACCTGCCGATCATCATCCCCGGCATCCTCGTGCAGACCGTCATCTCGACGTCGGTCGTCACCGGCGTGCAGTTGCGCGAGGACATGGCCAAGGGCGTGTTCGACCGCTTCCGCTCGCTGCCGATCGCGCGCATCGCACCGCTCTCCGGTGCATTGCTCGCCGACACCGTGCGCTATCTCATCGCCACGACGCTGACCTTCGTGATGGGCTACATCATGGGCCTCCGGCCGGAAGCTGGCGTCGGCGGCGTCGTGGCGGCGGGCCTGCTCGTCATCGTCTGCGCCTGGAGCCTCTCGTGGATCTTCGCGTTCTTCGGAGTCATCGCCCGCAGCGCCTCGAGCGTTCAGGGCATCTCGATGCTCGTGCTGTTCCCGTTGACGTTCCTCTCGAACGCCTTCGTGAAGCCCGAGACGATGCCCGCGCCGCTCGAGTGGTTCGCGAATATCAACCCCGTCTCGCACCTCGTCACCGCAGTACGGGACCTCGTGAACGGCGTGGGCATCGGCGCCGACTTCGGCTGGTCGCTCGTCGGCGCCGCCGTGATCGTCGCGGTCTTCGCACCGCTCACGGTGAGGGCGTACATGCGCAAGGCATGA